In Oceaniferula marina, the following proteins share a genomic window:
- a CDS encoding DUF5107 domain-containing protein: protein MSVQAHISRQSIPTYPLGEPEKNPLFFEKRVYQGSCGKVYPVPFVDKVYDEPVDASYQSVLLENDFVRLSMLPEIGGRIFTGQDKTNNNYDFFYRQDVIKPALVGLAGPWISGGVEFNWPQHHRPGTYLPTDIHIEEESDGARTVWMSEHDPLNRLKGMHGIRLRPDSSLIELRARLYNRTPLTHTFLWWANVAAMVHDQYQSFFPPDVHYVADHAVRAMSSFPVANNPYYDIPYQDRPDANDLSWYKNIPVPTSYMVCQTNDGFFGGYDHLANGGFVHVANRHVSPGKKQWTWGNDAFGWAWDRELTDNNGPYVELMAGVFTDNQPDFTYLAPYETKTFSQFWWPIQNIGPVQQANQEAALACSIREDRNIELGLCVSKAISEAKLILYYRGELLTEFTLSLQPGESWKNDATRFPGESPADLQVRLLSASGQAILKYQGVDPSKLERERPLATEPPMPEDIPSQDSLFLTGEHLEQYRHPTRNPEDYWNEALERDPADCRCHLALGKRLLERGQLTEAAQHLNESIQQLTHRHPNPVTGEAHYFLGLCLLRLGKNNEAYPLFYKATWDYAWRSPAYYQIACIDACRHDWASALEHLESSLDTNRQNNKAQVLKAAIRRPLGETDAASTTIHHLLDQDPLDHWARFEQALISNDPCLKTEFLDRCRNDAQTILDLVFDYIEAGFHSEALLLLEWHHSHPVIEVAVPNPSERSAMTRYVQAWLEQQAGIPESEQTLSQARDQSSDYFFPSRAEEMLILEWAIEEPGGDPLACYALGNYYYDKKRHADAIRVWQTAEQAQSKIPQIYRNLGIAVWNQQHDYEQANHYYQRAIALAPSDARLIAEADQLADKGGRNSGQRLAFLENHRELVMQRDDAVVALATLLNESGRPDAALDLIISRRFHPWEGGEGMVLKQYTTAHLLLGQKHLDGGNAEEALKHFRAAMDTPESLGEAYHPLQAKANVNYWLGRSLNAMGKYDEAASRFTEAAEEIGDFAGMEAIEHSPLSYYRGLALLELDRKNEANALFESLLHYGKQKLQQKATIDYFATSLPNLLVFDDDLQARQDQEARSLIKQAEDGLQMIKHT from the coding sequence ATGTCTGTTCAAGCACACATCTCCCGTCAATCGATCCCGACTTATCCGCTCGGAGAACCTGAGAAAAACCCACTTTTCTTCGAAAAGCGCGTCTATCAAGGAAGCTGCGGGAAAGTCTACCCCGTCCCCTTCGTCGATAAAGTTTATGACGAACCCGTCGATGCATCCTATCAATCCGTTCTGCTGGAAAACGATTTTGTCCGACTGAGCATGCTACCCGAGATCGGCGGGCGCATATTCACCGGTCAGGATAAAACCAATAACAACTACGACTTTTTCTACCGTCAGGATGTCATCAAACCTGCCCTCGTCGGTCTCGCAGGACCTTGGATATCGGGTGGTGTCGAGTTCAATTGGCCACAGCACCACCGACCAGGAACCTACCTTCCCACAGATATACACATCGAAGAAGAATCCGATGGTGCCCGCACCGTTTGGATGTCAGAGCACGACCCGCTCAACCGGCTCAAGGGCATGCACGGCATTCGCCTGCGCCCTGACTCGTCACTCATCGAGCTGCGCGCGCGCCTCTACAACCGCACGCCACTGACCCACACCTTCCTCTGGTGGGCCAACGTCGCGGCCATGGTCCACGACCAATACCAATCGTTTTTCCCGCCGGACGTCCACTATGTCGCAGACCACGCCGTGCGCGCGATGTCCTCGTTCCCCGTTGCCAACAATCCATACTACGACATCCCCTATCAGGACCGACCAGATGCCAATGACCTGAGTTGGTACAAAAACATCCCGGTCCCCACCAGCTACATGGTCTGCCAGACGAACGACGGCTTTTTCGGCGGATACGACCATCTTGCCAACGGTGGCTTTGTCCACGTGGCCAACCGTCACGTTTCCCCCGGAAAAAAACAATGGACCTGGGGCAACGACGCCTTTGGCTGGGCCTGGGATCGTGAACTGACCGACAACAACGGCCCTTATGTCGAACTCATGGCCGGTGTCTTTACAGATAACCAGCCGGACTTCACCTACCTCGCCCCCTACGAAACCAAAACGTTCTCCCAGTTCTGGTGGCCGATCCAAAACATCGGCCCGGTGCAACAGGCAAACCAGGAAGCCGCACTCGCATGCTCTATCCGTGAAGACCGCAACATCGAACTCGGACTGTGTGTGTCCAAAGCCATCTCAGAAGCCAAGCTCATCCTCTACTACCGTGGGGAATTACTCACTGAATTCACCCTCAGCCTCCAACCCGGTGAAAGCTGGAAAAACGATGCCACCCGCTTCCCCGGCGAATCGCCAGCTGATCTTCAGGTGCGATTGCTCAGTGCAAGTGGCCAAGCCATCCTGAAGTACCAGGGCGTCGACCCCTCCAAACTCGAACGCGAACGCCCACTGGCCACCGAACCGCCGATGCCCGAGGATATCCCGTCCCAAGACAGCCTCTTCCTCACCGGAGAGCACCTCGAGCAATACCGTCACCCGACCCGCAACCCCGAAGACTACTGGAACGAAGCCTTAGAACGCGACCCCGCCGATTGCCGCTGCCACCTGGCCCTCGGAAAACGTCTCCTCGAGCGCGGACAACTCACCGAAGCCGCCCAGCACCTGAACGAATCGATCCAGCAACTCACCCACCGGCATCCGAACCCGGTCACCGGCGAAGCCCACTACTTTTTGGGGCTTTGCCTCCTCCGGCTCGGCAAAAATAACGAAGCATACCCCCTCTTCTATAAAGCCACCTGGGATTACGCATGGCGGAGTCCGGCATACTACCAGATTGCATGTATCGATGCCTGCCGTCACGACTGGGCAAGTGCTCTCGAGCACCTCGAATCGTCACTCGACACCAATCGTCAAAACAATAAAGCCCAAGTTCTTAAAGCAGCCATCCGCAGGCCACTCGGTGAAACCGATGCCGCATCCACCACGATCCACCACCTGCTTGACCAGGATCCGCTCGACCACTGGGCCCGCTTTGAGCAGGCTCTAATCAGCAATGACCCATGTCTGAAAACCGAGTTCCTCGACCGCTGTCGCAACGACGCCCAAACCATTCTCGATCTCGTCTTTGATTATATCGAAGCCGGATTCCATTCCGAAGCCCTGCTGCTGCTGGAATGGCATCACAGCCACCCCGTCATCGAGGTTGCGGTTCCCAACCCGTCGGAACGAAGCGCCATGACCCGTTACGTCCAGGCATGGCTTGAGCAACAAGCCGGCATCCCCGAGAGCGAGCAAACACTCAGCCAAGCCAGAGATCAATCATCCGACTACTTCTTCCCATCCCGCGCCGAGGAAATGCTGATCCTCGAGTGGGCAATCGAAGAACCCGGAGGCGACCCTCTCGCCTGCTACGCGCTGGGCAACTACTACTACGATAAAAAGCGCCACGCTGATGCCATTCGCGTCTGGCAAACAGCCGAACAAGCGCAGAGTAAGATCCCGCAAATTTACCGCAACCTCGGCATCGCGGTCTGGAACCAACAACATGACTACGAACAAGCGAACCACTATTACCAAAGGGCGATCGCTCTGGCGCCTAGTGATGCCCGACTGATCGCAGAAGCAGACCAACTCGCCGACAAAGGAGGACGGAACTCCGGACAACGTCTCGCATTTCTCGAAAACCACCGCGAACTCGTGATGCAGCGCGATGACGCCGTCGTCGCGCTCGCCACGCTGCTCAACGAATCCGGGCGCCCGGACGCAGCGCTCGATCTGATCATATCACGTCGCTTCCACCCGTGGGAAGGAGGTGAGGGTATGGTGCTCAAACAATACACCACCGCTCACCTTCTCCTGGGACAAAAACACCTGGATGGAGGAAATGCAGAAGAAGCACTCAAGCACTTCCGCGCTGCCATGGACACCCCGGAATCACTCGGCGAAGCCTACCACCCGCTACAGGCCAAAGCCAATGTCAACTATTGGTTAGGCCGCAGTCTCAACGCCATGGGCAAGTACGACGAAGCGGCCTCCAGATTCACAGAAGCCGCAGAAGAAATCGGTGACTTTGCAGGAATGGAAGCCATCGAACACAGCCCTCTGAGTTACTATCGAGGTCTGGCACTGCTCGAGCTTGATCGAAAAAATGAAGCAAACGCGCTGTTTGAAAGCTTGCTTCATTACGGGAAACAAAAACTTCAACAAAAGGCCACTATCGATTATTTCGCTACCAGCCTTCCCAACCTGCTGGTTTTTGATGATGACCTACAGGCTCGTCAGGATCAAGAAGCCAGGTCCCTGATCAAACAAGCAGAAGACGGGCTTCAAATGATCAAGCATACGTAA
- a CDS encoding sulfatase family protein: MKILLTLIALSSLSLASTRPNIIIIYTDDLGYGDLSCYGATAIRTPHIDQLAKDGIRFTDGYAAAATCTPSRYSLLTGKLPFRQNGTGIARGDAKLIINPEHQTLPSMLKQAGYATACIGKWHLGLGDGKAPINWNTKIKPGPNEIGFDYSYIIPATNDRTPCVYLENGRVANLDPSDPLFVSYGKKVGTEPTVKEFPDRVKVKCRPGDHHNGTIHGGVGRIGTMTGGMAARWDDETMADDLAAKAIQYIRKHKDQPFFLYFSTADIHAPRLFHPRFSGKSGLGPRGDMTLQLDDCVGQLTRELTQLKLHQNTLIIFSSDNGPKLEDAYLDGSLAAAQKKNFNPAGPLRGTKYTPYEGGTRVPFIVTWKGTIAAGNSDAVISQVDLLASLAKLTGQSIEPPHQTDSQNHLPALLDHRAAAREFLICGRRTMTIRKGNWKLINSKQPQLYNLKQDLGETKNLASQLPEKVKILQQKLQEEVKRYQLQ; the protein is encoded by the coding sequence ATGAAAATCCTCCTGACACTCATTGCGCTGTCATCCCTCTCACTCGCAAGCACCCGACCTAACATCATCATCATCTACACGGATGATTTGGGATACGGTGACCTATCCTGTTACGGCGCGACTGCGATTCGAACACCCCACATTGACCAACTGGCAAAAGATGGCATCCGCTTCACCGATGGCTACGCTGCTGCTGCGACCTGCACCCCCTCACGCTACTCCCTGTTGACCGGTAAGCTTCCCTTCCGCCAAAACGGAACAGGCATTGCCCGTGGTGATGCCAAACTCATCATCAACCCCGAACACCAAACACTACCGTCGATGCTCAAACAGGCCGGGTATGCCACAGCCTGTATCGGCAAATGGCATCTTGGTCTGGGTGATGGCAAGGCTCCGATCAACTGGAACACCAAGATCAAACCGGGTCCAAACGAAATCGGCTTTGACTACAGCTACATCATTCCCGCTACCAATGACCGCACGCCGTGTGTCTACCTCGAAAACGGACGCGTAGCCAATCTCGACCCCTCCGACCCTCTGTTTGTTAGTTACGGTAAAAAAGTAGGGACTGAGCCGACCGTCAAAGAGTTCCCGGATCGGGTGAAGGTCAAATGCCGTCCCGGAGATCACCACAACGGCACCATTCACGGAGGAGTTGGCCGCATCGGCACCATGACCGGTGGTATGGCAGCCCGCTGGGACGATGAAACCATGGCTGACGACCTCGCAGCCAAGGCCATCCAGTATATCCGCAAACACAAAGACCAACCATTTTTTCTCTACTTCTCCACTGCTGACATCCACGCCCCGCGGCTATTTCATCCTCGTTTTTCCGGTAAAAGCGGACTCGGACCTCGCGGTGACATGACCCTGCAGCTCGACGACTGTGTTGGTCAACTCACCCGGGAACTCACTCAACTCAAACTCCACCAAAACACCCTGATTATTTTCTCCAGTGACAACGGGCCGAAGCTCGAAGACGCCTACCTGGACGGATCGCTTGCTGCGGCTCAAAAGAAAAACTTCAACCCCGCAGGCCCCTTGCGCGGAACCAAGTACACCCCCTACGAAGGAGGTACCCGCGTCCCCTTCATTGTCACTTGGAAAGGAACCATTGCAGCAGGAAACTCCGATGCCGTGATCAGTCAAGTTGACCTGCTCGCCTCTCTGGCAAAACTCACCGGACAATCAATAGAGCCCCCCCATCAGACCGACTCTCAAAACCATCTCCCCGCACTCCTGGACCATCGTGCAGCGGCACGTGAATTTCTCATCTGCGGCCGCCGGACCATGACGATCCGCAAAGGCAACTGGAAGCTCATCAACAGCAAACAACCACAACTCTACAACCTGAAACAAGATCTAGGAGAAACTAAGAACCTCGCATCCCAACTCCCGGAAAAAGTGAAAATCCTCCAACAAAAACTTCAAGAAGAAGTCAAACGTTACCAGCTTCAATAA